The Cicer arietinum cultivar CDC Frontier isolate Library 1 chromosome 1, Cicar.CDCFrontier_v2.0, whole genome shotgun sequence genome contains the following window.
AGCGTCGAAGCTATTATTCCCTTTTGCTATTAAACACTGACGAATCAGTTACTAATAAAAATTTACAACTAAGAGTCTAAGATCTATAGCTAtgcatatttatttatagaaaagaAGAACACTTTGATATGAAAATTTGacagaaaagaaaagagtactTGAAAAGGAAATGTGACAGTGGGAATCCTGGCAAATGTGTTACCATCATTGTTTTAGAATCCTTTCTTTACTTTACTGGTAGCAACGAAGTTGGGTTGTTTCTGTCTAACTGGTTCTTCCCATGTTTCATCATATCCTGTTTCATCTTCCACCCATTCTTCTCTCACCATATAGTGTTGTTGATAGTATCTGAATGCCACAAACAGCACGAACACTGCATTTTAACAACCCACCACACATTAATTAGTAGTACTATTACATATATGTATGTTCAATTAAGCTTTATCATTTGAAGTCGCAGCACAGATTTATTTACCTGCCCAAATTCGAGCCACAACTGATGACAAATTCCATACAAGACCGAAGATGCCAAGAGCCACGGCTTTTTTGTGAGTGCATGAATCCCATGCATCCCGGAATCGTCGAATCCAAAATTTTGCTTTTATCACATCAACAAGATTAAAGGTAACATTTATTAGATTTATCAGAATAATAAATTAAGTTGTGAGGATTCTATACATATACTAAAGCTTTGAAAGTTAGACTTCTACTAAGGGATGATCATAGAAACAAGACATACAAACACATACATAGTGTTGAGACTTGAGCGTCTCATTTGGATGAGATATTAAAAACGTTTCTGGAAATGAAAAACATATTTCCCTTTATAAGTTGATTTCGTAGAATTGAACTGATTAATCAACTAAAATTTTAAGACTTTATTCGTTTCAAACTTTAATCGATAACCTTAGTTCATTCTTTccaactaaaatataaataatatgctAATcagtttaaattatatttaaaactagtattggaaaaaaaagaatgttagatatctttttttttacaaatatatatcttaaataatcaataattttaaataaaactaaaataccAAAAACAGATTCTCATTTATTCATTGAATGTCTGAAAATATCACGAATATGAAAAAATCTCAATTAGTTTGGAGTTTGTTCTAATGACCACAATGATGTTAGAATAAACTTGCAATATTAAAGTGTTGATAACTTGAtatgtattttgtttgtaacattTAGTGCAAGTCTCTTGTTGTTGACTGTAACCATGATTTAATCGGCACAGGCGCGTGTTCTAGTCCATTACAGCAGCGGGAGGATGGCTTTTTGGAATTTAAACATgatattgttttgttttgttgttgttgttgggtCTTGTGGCTAATTGCATAATTTGCATTTTATATTAGGTTTCATTTTTaaagaagttaaaattaaatttggagGAGTAAAATTGCAGATATGTTTGAACGTTTTTTAGTCGAATTGATTCAaccatcaaaatttatttaagttttcCGAATGTAATTTTaacacataaatttaatttttaagtgtatatttaaataattttatataacactttacttaattttaagtttatatttaaataattttatataacacTTTTCCATCAACTCACTcttaattatacttaattttttttatcaattcacataaatgtgttttggggTTGGTGCTCTGCGCTTGGTGTAAAGAGTTTGGGCACATCTtgtaacaattttattttcttgtcgATTTTAGTAAAACTTTGTTTGGCTtttaaaaaaagcaaaaaaaaaaaaaatgtattattgaCTTTGGTATTGGGACCACCAAGGATGTGTAGAAccattatgttattattattacgaTCCAACAATTATGTTAAGTCCAATTGTCAGAGAAAAAAAGGAGACCCAGTATGAGAAATGGGCGCATAACTGtcagacaaaatataaaaatatgcatatgcatatgcatattataatatttttatatatatatataaaaaaaattgtttatagaCCTACCAGATCTACATTGGTATGCTTCGGAAACACAAATAgtatttatatatcaaaaaattgattgaataattaaaaaaaaaagagaaatatataatttccaatataaaatttttcattatattaacttgtgtcataaaaataaatttatcattttccaATAAAATCACCGAGTACAAAAGAGTAGTGTACTATTTCTTACTTCCTAGCATGTATACACGATTAGCTATTGTGGGCCCATGAAAGCACCGCAATGTCTACTCTACATTTTATCGGATTTAGATTTTCTGATTGAATTTAATAAGAGTTATGCAGATGATTTCACCCTTAAAATTTCATTGCTctcaactattattttttttgtctagACCGTTCGGTTTGCTCTCCATTTATATTATATACTACCTCTATCCCTAAATGGAGTATTTGTTTAGAGGTAGTGAAATGATAAATCAGGCATTGAATAATGTTAGGAAAAAGCAACATCAAATTCAGGAAATTACCATATGCAGTTAATTGTGCTGAATAAGAAGAGCAAATCTTTGGTACGATGAAAACTCCAAAGAAGCCTGAGGCAGTTGAGCATAACCATTTATTTGTCAGAGGTAGTCAATCAAATCAATCGAAAGTGAAACAGCAAAAATCCAGTAACCCAAtaccaaaagaaaaataaaaatactcaaattaaatatCCAGTACAAGAAGCTAATTGTTGTGCTTGTGCAcatattcaatttctttttaaatctaATCTTATTGATATTTAAGCGAAGAAATATAAATTTCTCCTGTATCCTTTGTTTGAAAAGACCTGAATTAAAATCCCAAAAATTAACCATTTTACATAGTGTCCTCAACCCATATCAGAATGGAACAGACTTTGGAGGACAGTATGAATTTTGTAAACACTTACCGAATTTGGCCATCTTCCAACTAGTTATGAAACTGCCACATCTAGCCAAAACAAAAAGCAAAACTGCCAACTGCAATTCGTACACACACACGAGTACCAACATAAGTATTAAAGCACTGTTGTTTAATTAGGAGTcttatatcaaaacaaaatagtgttgAGTTAAGAATAGATAATAACCTTCATTGTGGTACCCGGATCTCCAGAGAATAGAGCTTTAAGTTTTGACAATAATTCATTCAAATAAGGTAGGATCAATTTCAACATCCAAATTGCATCTGCTTCCCCTAGTACATAATTTGAATCTTCAACATCTATGACTCCCCTGatgccaaaaaaaaaagtataaaaaatatagaacatAATTCTGTAAGTATCTCTGTCACCAAAATTGATTGggtcatttattattattacctgCAAATTAGGGATCTATAGAGGAAGATAACTGCAAGATAGACAAGGCCTACATAGGAGATTGCTGAAATAACACTGCAGAAAGCAAGGACATAACAGATTCAGTTCTGGAAAAgcacaaatattattaataatatatcacAGTAAAACAAACTCTACTAAGTTTGGATTTGGAACCTCAAATTGATATCCGTTGCATAAGAAGATGAGACTATAATGAATGTTCCCATCCCAAACACAAATGCTGATCTCGAAACATCTCTCCACAttattaaatccactaaggaggACAGTCATAaagaattattaattaatgctatgaattgaattgtattaaattttgtaaacaCACAATCCTGCAAATAATTGTGATGAAACTCACCTAGACTCTGCAACTTGCTTTGGGTTTGTGGAAAACTACTGTGTTCTTCTTCCTTTGGAACCGAACCTTGAAAATCATTAACACACCACGTTTATAAAATAAGACACAGATTAaccacacacacaaaaaaaaagaaagaatgaaAGTGAAGACTTCTTACTAGAATTGGGCCGGGAGaaattttggtaaattgtggaATTCCTTTTGATTGTAGGGGATTGCTTCACTGCAAAAGGGATAGAAACTGGTCTTCCTTCATTTTTGTGATGAAATCGCATGTGAGCATTCACAAACTTTTTTGGTTCATTCACAATAACATTCTTATCTTGTTGATTCACAACAACTTTATCATTTTCTTGTTCCTTCACAACCTTAGATTCATGAATACTAATTTCCTTCACATCAAAGCTCTCAATCTCTTGGACTTGATCAACAACATCATCTGAATCATCATCAACCTGAATCAACAATTCAGGTATGTTTTGAACCACACCGACATTGCTTGATATCTCTTTCTCTTGGCACACTTCAAAATCCTTGCAATTATCAACATTCTCAGCTTCAATTTTCTCACACCCATCATCCAATTCATCAACCTCATTCCTTGGTTCATTTTCTGGAACACGATCCAACTCGGATTTGGTCTTCCTCAATTGGATTGAATCAGTAGAAGACTGAGAAGCGTTCTTTCTGATTGGATCTGATTTACTCTTCCTCAATTGCCCTGTTTCACCACCCTTGTTTGTATCAGATCTTATCTTTCTTGATTGAATTGGACTCTTCTTGATTGCATCAGAAGAAGAAATGCTCAGTTCCTTTTTACCTCTGGAAATCTGAATTGGGCTCCAAGTTTTTCTCTTTGAAGACCCAATTGAGCTTCTTCTCAATCTAGAACCAACATTTCcactttcttcttcttgttcagGTTTTTCTTCAGCTTTAAACACCTTGATTCCACCTTTTACTTCATCACTCTTCATCCTACTCTCCCACACTGACCCTGCAACCACACTCCCTTTAAGTTTAACCCCTTCTCTTATTTTATTCACTTCCATCACCAATTtatcttgttttctttttctctctctacACCTGCCAAATTGGTCATAAGTGGCTAATGGATAAGAGGCTTCAAGCTGAAGCAATGAAGGTTGGTGGGGTGCAACATTGGGATCCCTTTCTAAAGCaatagagaaagagaaagatatTGGAAGATGTAGGAACTAAGAGACATTAGTTGgtactttcttttttcttttttattttatttcattttctttattctcTCTCACTTTTTTAATGATGATCACATGTGTTTAAGGAAAAGCAAAGGTAAATTCAGTGGGGTTAAATGATTAGGGTGTTAAAGATTTCATCAACCATTGATTCCCTAAAATCTCTTATCACTCTCATTAAGGTATCCTAAACCTCATTAGTCCCTCTTTGAATCACATGTAAATGAACAGTTAATTAAGCTTTTTTTTCTTACTCAAAATAGTATACTTAAGCTAGCTGcacataaataaatagtaaaactAGTACTCtgtcaaaaataaatgaataaatacaagTACATCTTGTATTCCCTCTGGTTTcatatatgaacaaaaaaaaattacttcacATTAGTTGATATCATTTAAATttcttgaaataaaataataaaggaaAAAATCAAGTCAATGAAACGATGTATTTCTGTTACATTAATTAGTTTTGTCATGGTTTTACTCTTTATGATTATGAAACCCAAGATttgttttaaaatcaatttttgaaagTAATCTTGAGTTTGTGCAAATTATacactaaaaattaataaatgtaaagCAAATTGGTAACATAGTGTGGATTGCATGAAATTAATTTTGtgcaataaaaattataatttcatataCTATTATCGAATGGTCTCTATAATGTGACGCCATACTTATGTAATTCATTCATATTTGCTCCGATAGTAAAACTTTATGCAACTAAGTTTTATTTCAATGTTGAAGAAaggaaacaattttttaatcttaTGTTATCGTCTCttagataaaaaatttcaacaaaatctataaaattcatttttgtgtattttttaccTATATATCCCACTTTTCATAAAAGTTAATCAAAATGCTCTACTTTCAAAAACTGTtaccaaaatgccctactttttagggGAACTAGGAAAACTCTCCCCGGGAGAGCGATACCTCAAAGAGCAAAAATTTTCCccctagtaggaggtcgctggccggggatgcgacctcccaaagggttttaaaaaaaaaatttaattcatttttttgttttaattaattgttaatattttaataaatatttaaattaataaatagttatattaaataataaatttataattaataataatactacataaataaataaaaataataataattattattattaattattattaataattattattattgttattattattaaaaattgttataattaaaaattattaaaattaaattaaaaacaattaaaattattaattattattatagttattattaatcttattattattaaaaaaaaatttataattaaaaattattaaaattaaattaaaaacaattaaaattattaattattattatagttattattaatcttattattattaaaaaaaaatttataattaaaaattattaaaattaaattaaaaacaattaaaattattaattattattatagttattattaatcttattattattaaaaaaaaatttataattaaaaattattaaaattaaaatagtaaattaaattataaatttcaaagaacatacgttaaaaaaaaaatgatacatcaaatttgagtGGATGTGCCCGCAGCGTTTGGACAATGTTTCCTAGTATGACCAGATACCCTACATAATCCACATTTTTGGGGTACTCTTTCTGTAGTATCCATTTCTGTTCGAATGCGTTTGCTTTTTAATGTATGTTCTTTGANNNNNNNNNNNNNNNNNNNNNNNNNNNNNNNNNNNNNNNNNNNNNNNNNNNNNNNNNNNNNNNNNNNNNNNNNNNNNNNNNNNNNNNNNNNNNNNNNNNNNNNNNNNNNNNNNNNNNNNNNNNNNNNNNNNNNNNNNNNNNNNNNTGGGTGGGAAGGCTTCGTCGTAGACTTTTAATATCGTTTCCTCCTTGTACACATCAGGTATAAGGctccaataatcatattttatgctagaacatgttgttatgacatgtgaacaagggTTTAGCTTGATATATTCCACAATCGCACCACTTGTTAGGAAGGTTTACGCTGAAGtgaccaattggtcgccctTCCCTTGGAACTACTGTCTCGTGGaccatgaaagtatggttgctccgatcaaaactatccactctatgactattggatttacctatttccaatttcataaattttatgcaaGTTTCTATGTATACCTTaccagaagctaaaattgatgcgTGTCGTTTTCCCTTGGTTGGAAACAGTGTCcctgttttaaaataagttgattggaccaaagcaGTGATGGGAAGGTTGTGTGTGCCTTTTAATACTCTAT
Protein-coding sequences here:
- the LOC101511751 gene encoding uncharacterized protein, coding for MEVNKIREGVKLKGSVVAGSVWESRMKSDEVKGGIKVFKAEEKPEQEEESGNVGSRLRRSSIGSSKRKTWSPIQISRGKKELSISSSDAIKKSPIQSRKIRSDTNKGGETGQLRKSKSDPIRKNASQSSTDSIQLRKTKSELDRVPENEPRNEVDELDDGCEKIEAENVDNCKDFEVCQEKEISSNVGVVQNIPELLIQVDDDSDDVVDQVQEIESFDVKEISIHESKVVKEQENDKVVVNQQDKNVIVNEPKKFVNAHMRFHHKNEGRPVSIPFAVKQSPTIKRNSTIYQNFSRPNSSSVPKEEEHSSFPQTQSKLQSLVDLIMWRDVSRSAFVFGMGTFIIVSSSYATDINLSVISAISYVGLVYLAVIFLYRSLICRGVIDVEDSNYVLGEADAIWMLKLILPYLNELLSKLKALFSGDPGTTMKLAVLLFVLARCGSFITSWKMAKFGFFGVFIVPKICSSYSAQLTAYAKFWIRRFRDAWDSCTHKKAVALGIFGLVWNLSSVVARIWAVFVLFVAFRYYQQHYMVREEWVEDETGYDETWEEPVRQKQPNFVATSKVKKGF